Proteins encoded within one genomic window of Equus przewalskii isolate Varuska chromosome 3, EquPr2, whole genome shotgun sequence:
- the ZNF319 gene encoding zinc finger protein 319 isoform X2 produces MSESWQQPPQTQPQQPQPPQPQHHAEPPPALAEHTLPPGTAENPLGCAVYGILLQPDPGLQPPQHAPLQAAGEPGPKCGVCGHDLAHLSSPHEHQCLAGHDRSFQCTQCLKIFHQATDLLEHQCVQAEQKPFVCGVCKMGFSLLTSLAQHHSAHSGTGGLVKCSICEKTYKPAEAAEPAATAAPSLPQAAPPPAVAPAEQADKPYSCPICQKPFKHLSELSRHERIHTGEKPYKCTLCDKSFSQSSHLVHHKRTHSSERPYKCAVCEKTFKHRSHLVRHMYAHSGEHHLFRCNVCELHFKESSELLQHPCTPSGERPFRCGECQKAFKRPSDLRQHERTHSAERPFKCDLCPMGFKQQYALMRHRRTHKTEEPFKCGLCEKGFGQPSHLLYHQHVHSLETLFKCPVCQKGFDQSAELLRHKCLPGAAERPFKCPVCNKAYKRASALQKHQLAHCSAAEKPLRCTLCERRFFSSSEFVQHRCDPAREKPLKCPDCEKRFKYASDLQRHRRVHTGEKPYKCPNCDKAFKQREHLNKHQGVHAREQQFKCVWCGERFLDVALLQEHSAQHSAAAAAAEGAYQDSLS; encoded by the exons ATGTCGGAAAGCTGGCAGCAGCCGCCACAGACGCAGCCGCAGCAGCCTCAGCCGCCACAGCCTCAGCACCACGCAGAGCCACCACCGGCCCTGGCCGAGCACACACTGCCCCCGGGCACAGCTGAGAACCCGCTGGGCTGTGCGGTCTATGGCATCCTCCTGCAGCCCGACCCGGGCCTGCAGCCCCCCCAGCACGCGCCCCTGCAGGCAGCAGGCGAGCCGGGCCCgaagtgtggtgtgtgtggtcaCGACCTGGCACACCTGTCCAGCCCGCATGAGCACCAGTGCCTGGCAGGCCACGACCGCTCATTCCAGTGCACGCAGTGTCTCAAGATCTTCCACCAGGCCACTGACCTGCTGGAGCACCAGTGCGTGCAGGCCGAACAGAAGCCTTTTGTCTGTGGGGTCTGCAAGATGGGCTTCTCGCTGCTCACCTCGCTGGCGCAGCACCACAGCGCGCACAGTGGCACCGGTGGCCTCGTGAAATGTTCCATCTGTGAGAAGACCTACAAGCCCGCCGAGGCGGCTGAGCCAGCGGCCACTGCTGCCCCCTCGCTGCCCCAAGCTGCCCCTCCACCTGCAGTCGCTCCTGCTGAACAGGCCGACAAACCCTACAGCTGCCCCATCTGCCAGAAGCCCTTCAAGCACCTGTCGGAGCTCTCGCGGCACGAGCGGATCCACACCGGGGAGAAGCCATACAAGTGCACGCTGTGTGACAAGAGCTTCAGCCAGTCCTCGCACCTGGTACACCACAAGCGCACGCACAGCTCGGAGCGGCCCTACAAGTGCGCGGTCTGCGAGAAGACCTTCAAGCACCGCTCCCACCTGGTGCGCCACATGTACGCGCACTCGGGCGAGCACCACCTGTTCCGCTGCAACGTGTGCGAGTTGCACTTCAAGGAGTCGTCAGAGCTGCTGCAGCACCCGTGCACGCCCAGCGGGGAGCGGCCCTTCCGCTGTGGGGAGTGCCAGAAGGCCTTCAAGCGGCCGTCGGACCTGCGGCAGCACGAGCGCACGCACAGCGCCGAGCGGCCCTTCAAGTGCGACCTGTGCCCCATGGGCTTCAAGCAGCAGTACGCGCTCATGCGGCACCGGCGCACGCACAAGACCGAGGAGCCCTTCAAGTGCGGCCTGTGCGAGAAGGGCTTCGGGCAGCCCAGCCACCTGCTCTACCACCAGCACGTGCACTCCCTCGAGACCCTCTTCAAGTGCCCCGTGTGCCAGAAGGGCTTCGACCAGTCGGCCGAGCTGCTGCGGCACAAGTGCCTGCCGGGCGCGGCCGAGCGGCCCTTCAAGTGCCCGGTGTGCAACAAGGCCTACAAGCGGGCGTCGGCGCTGCAGAAGCACCAGCTGGCGCACTGCTCCGCGGCCGAGAAGCCGCTGCGCTGCACGCTGTGCGAGCGCCGCTTCTTCTCGTCCTCGGAGTTCGTGCAGCACCGCTGCGACCCAGCCCGCGAGAAGCCCCTCAAGTGCCCGGACTGCGAGAAGCGCTTTAAGTACGCGTCAGACCTGCAGCGGCACCGGCGGGTGCACACGGGCGAGAAGCCCTACAAGTGCCCCAACTGTGACAAGGCCTTCAAGCAGCGGGAGCATCTCAACAAGCACCAGGGGGTGCACGCCCGGGAGCAGCAGTTcaagtgtgtgtggtgtggtgagCGCTTCCTGGACGTGGCCCTGCTGCAGGAGCACAGCGCGCAGCATAGCGCGGCCGCTGCAGCTGCCGAGGGCGCCTACCAG GATTCGCTTTCTTGA
- the ZNF319 gene encoding zinc finger protein 319 isoform X1 → MSESWQQPPQTQPQQPQPPQPQHHAEPPPALAEHTLPPGTAENPLGCAVYGILLQPDPGLQPPQHAPLQAAGEPGPKCGVCGHDLAHLSSPHEHQCLAGHDRSFQCTQCLKIFHQATDLLEHQCVQAEQKPFVCGVCKMGFSLLTSLAQHHSAHSGTGGLVKCSICEKTYKPAEAAEPAATAAPSLPQAAPPPAVAPAEQADKPYSCPICQKPFKHLSELSRHERIHTGEKPYKCTLCDKSFSQSSHLVHHKRTHSSERPYKCAVCEKTFKHRSHLVRHMYAHSGEHHLFRCNVCELHFKESSELLQHPCTPSGERPFRCGECQKAFKRPSDLRQHERTHSAERPFKCDLCPMGFKQQYALMRHRRTHKTEEPFKCGLCEKGFGQPSHLLYHQHVHSLETLFKCPVCQKGFDQSAELLRHKCLPGAAERPFKCPVCNKAYKRASALQKHQLAHCSAAEKPLRCTLCERRFFSSSEFVQHRCDPAREKPLKCPDCEKRFKYASDLQRHRRVHTGEKPYKCPNCDKAFKQREHLNKHQGVHAREQQFKCVWCGERFLDVALLQEHSAQHSAAAAAAEGAYQVAACLP, encoded by the coding sequence ATGTCGGAAAGCTGGCAGCAGCCGCCACAGACGCAGCCGCAGCAGCCTCAGCCGCCACAGCCTCAGCACCACGCAGAGCCACCACCGGCCCTGGCCGAGCACACACTGCCCCCGGGCACAGCTGAGAACCCGCTGGGCTGTGCGGTCTATGGCATCCTCCTGCAGCCCGACCCGGGCCTGCAGCCCCCCCAGCACGCGCCCCTGCAGGCAGCAGGCGAGCCGGGCCCgaagtgtggtgtgtgtggtcaCGACCTGGCACACCTGTCCAGCCCGCATGAGCACCAGTGCCTGGCAGGCCACGACCGCTCATTCCAGTGCACGCAGTGTCTCAAGATCTTCCACCAGGCCACTGACCTGCTGGAGCACCAGTGCGTGCAGGCCGAACAGAAGCCTTTTGTCTGTGGGGTCTGCAAGATGGGCTTCTCGCTGCTCACCTCGCTGGCGCAGCACCACAGCGCGCACAGTGGCACCGGTGGCCTCGTGAAATGTTCCATCTGTGAGAAGACCTACAAGCCCGCCGAGGCGGCTGAGCCAGCGGCCACTGCTGCCCCCTCGCTGCCCCAAGCTGCCCCTCCACCTGCAGTCGCTCCTGCTGAACAGGCCGACAAACCCTACAGCTGCCCCATCTGCCAGAAGCCCTTCAAGCACCTGTCGGAGCTCTCGCGGCACGAGCGGATCCACACCGGGGAGAAGCCATACAAGTGCACGCTGTGTGACAAGAGCTTCAGCCAGTCCTCGCACCTGGTACACCACAAGCGCACGCACAGCTCGGAGCGGCCCTACAAGTGCGCGGTCTGCGAGAAGACCTTCAAGCACCGCTCCCACCTGGTGCGCCACATGTACGCGCACTCGGGCGAGCACCACCTGTTCCGCTGCAACGTGTGCGAGTTGCACTTCAAGGAGTCGTCAGAGCTGCTGCAGCACCCGTGCACGCCCAGCGGGGAGCGGCCCTTCCGCTGTGGGGAGTGCCAGAAGGCCTTCAAGCGGCCGTCGGACCTGCGGCAGCACGAGCGCACGCACAGCGCCGAGCGGCCCTTCAAGTGCGACCTGTGCCCCATGGGCTTCAAGCAGCAGTACGCGCTCATGCGGCACCGGCGCACGCACAAGACCGAGGAGCCCTTCAAGTGCGGCCTGTGCGAGAAGGGCTTCGGGCAGCCCAGCCACCTGCTCTACCACCAGCACGTGCACTCCCTCGAGACCCTCTTCAAGTGCCCCGTGTGCCAGAAGGGCTTCGACCAGTCGGCCGAGCTGCTGCGGCACAAGTGCCTGCCGGGCGCGGCCGAGCGGCCCTTCAAGTGCCCGGTGTGCAACAAGGCCTACAAGCGGGCGTCGGCGCTGCAGAAGCACCAGCTGGCGCACTGCTCCGCGGCCGAGAAGCCGCTGCGCTGCACGCTGTGCGAGCGCCGCTTCTTCTCGTCCTCGGAGTTCGTGCAGCACCGCTGCGACCCAGCCCGCGAGAAGCCCCTCAAGTGCCCGGACTGCGAGAAGCGCTTTAAGTACGCGTCAGACCTGCAGCGGCACCGGCGGGTGCACACGGGCGAGAAGCCCTACAAGTGCCCCAACTGTGACAAGGCCTTCAAGCAGCGGGAGCATCTCAACAAGCACCAGGGGGTGCACGCCCGGGAGCAGCAGTTcaagtgtgtgtggtgtggtgagCGCTTCCTGGACGTGGCCCTGCTGCAGGAGCACAGCGCGCAGCATAGCGCGGCCGCTGCAGCTGCCGAGGGCGCCTACCAGGTAGCCGCCTGCCTGCCCTGA
- the USB1 gene encoding U6 snRNA phosphodiesterase 1 isoform X1 yields MSAAPLVGYSSSGSEDEAETEACARPGVGGRHRGQSPLPSQRLPVPDSVLHMFPGTEEGPEDDSAKHGGRVRTFPHERGNWATHVYVPYEAGEDFLELLDALLPHAQTYVPRLVRMEAFHVSLSQSVVLRHHWILPFVQALKDRVASFQRFCFTANQVKIYTNQEKTRTFVGLEVTSGHAQFLDLVSEVDRVMEEFDLPTFYQDPSFHISLAWCVGDARLQLEGQCLRELQAIVDEFEDSEILLRVRAGQVRCKSGNKFFSMPLK; encoded by the exons ATGAGTGCGGCGCCCCTGGTGGGCTACAGCAGCAGCGGCTCGGAGGATGAGGCCGAGACCGAGGCCTGCGCCCGGCCGGGGGTTGGAGGCCGCCATCG tGGACAGAGCCCCCTTCCCAGCCAGAGGTTGCCAGTACCCGACAGCGTGCTGCACATGTTCCCGGGCACGGAGGAGGGGCCTGAGGATGACAGTGCAAAACATGGGGGCCGGGTGCGCACCTTCCCCCACGAGCGGGGCAACTGGGCCACTCACGTCTACGTACCAT ATGAAGCCGGGGAGGACTTCCTGGAACTCCTTGACGCGTTGCTGCCCCACGCCCAGACGTACGTGCCCCGGCTGGTGAGGATGGAGGCATTCCACGTCAGCCTGTCCCAGAGCGTGGTTCTGCGCCATCACTGGATCCTCCCCTTCGTGCAGGCTCTGAAAGACCGTGTGGCCTCCTTCCAGAG ATTCTGCTTTACTGCCAACCAGGTAAAGATTTATACCAATCAAGAGAAAACCAG GACCTTTGTTGGGCTCGAGGTCACCTCAGGGCACGCCCAGTTCCTGGACCTGGTCTCTGAGGTGGACAGAGTCATGGAGGAATTCGACCTCCCCACCTTCTACCAG GACCCTTCATTCCACATCAGCCTGGCCTGGTGTGTGGGCGATGCGCGGCTCCAGCTGGAGGGGCAGTGCCTGCGGGAGCTACAG GCGATTGTGGATGAGTTTGAAGACTCCGAGATCCTGCTGCGCGTGCGCGCCGGGCAGGTCCGCTGCAAGTCTGGGAACAAGTTCTTCTCGATGCCTCTGAAGTGA
- the USB1 gene encoding U6 snRNA phosphodiesterase 1 isoform X3, with product MSAAPLVGYSSSGSEDEAETEACARPGVGGRHRGQSPLPSQRLPVPDSVLHMFPGTEEGPEDDSAKHGGRVRTFPHERGNWATHVYVPYEAGEDFLELLDALLPHAQTYVPRLVRMEAFHVSLSQSVVLRHHWILPFVQALKDRVASFQRFCFTANQVKIYTNQEKTRTFVGLEVTSGHAQFLDLVSEVDRVMEEFDLPTFYQAIVDEFEDSEILLRVRAGQVRCKSGNKFFSMPLK from the exons ATGAGTGCGGCGCCCCTGGTGGGCTACAGCAGCAGCGGCTCGGAGGATGAGGCCGAGACCGAGGCCTGCGCCCGGCCGGGGGTTGGAGGCCGCCATCG tGGACAGAGCCCCCTTCCCAGCCAGAGGTTGCCAGTACCCGACAGCGTGCTGCACATGTTCCCGGGCACGGAGGAGGGGCCTGAGGATGACAGTGCAAAACATGGGGGCCGGGTGCGCACCTTCCCCCACGAGCGGGGCAACTGGGCCACTCACGTCTACGTACCAT ATGAAGCCGGGGAGGACTTCCTGGAACTCCTTGACGCGTTGCTGCCCCACGCCCAGACGTACGTGCCCCGGCTGGTGAGGATGGAGGCATTCCACGTCAGCCTGTCCCAGAGCGTGGTTCTGCGCCATCACTGGATCCTCCCCTTCGTGCAGGCTCTGAAAGACCGTGTGGCCTCCTTCCAGAG ATTCTGCTTTACTGCCAACCAGGTAAAGATTTATACCAATCAAGAGAAAACCAG GACCTTTGTTGGGCTCGAGGTCACCTCAGGGCACGCCCAGTTCCTGGACCTGGTCTCTGAGGTGGACAGAGTCATGGAGGAATTCGACCTCCCCACCTTCTACCAG GCGATTGTGGATGAGTTTGAAGACTCCGAGATCCTGCTGCGCGTGCGCGCCGGGCAGGTCCGCTGCAAGTCTGGGAACAAGTTCTTCTCGATGCCTCTGAAGTGA
- the USB1 gene encoding U6 snRNA phosphodiesterase 1 isoform X2: MSAAPLVGYSSSGSEDEAETEACARPGVGGRHRGQSPLPSQRLPVPDSVLHMFPGTEEGPEDDSAKHGGRVRTFPHERGNWATHVYVPYEAGEDFLELLDALLPHAQTYVPRLVRMEAFHVSLSQSVVLRHHWILPFVQALKDRVASFQRTFVGLEVTSGHAQFLDLVSEVDRVMEEFDLPTFYQDPSFHISLAWCVGDARLQLEGQCLRELQAIVDEFEDSEILLRVRAGQVRCKSGNKFFSMPLK, from the exons ATGAGTGCGGCGCCCCTGGTGGGCTACAGCAGCAGCGGCTCGGAGGATGAGGCCGAGACCGAGGCCTGCGCCCGGCCGGGGGTTGGAGGCCGCCATCG tGGACAGAGCCCCCTTCCCAGCCAGAGGTTGCCAGTACCCGACAGCGTGCTGCACATGTTCCCGGGCACGGAGGAGGGGCCTGAGGATGACAGTGCAAAACATGGGGGCCGGGTGCGCACCTTCCCCCACGAGCGGGGCAACTGGGCCACTCACGTCTACGTACCAT ATGAAGCCGGGGAGGACTTCCTGGAACTCCTTGACGCGTTGCTGCCCCACGCCCAGACGTACGTGCCCCGGCTGGTGAGGATGGAGGCATTCCACGTCAGCCTGTCCCAGAGCGTGGTTCTGCGCCATCACTGGATCCTCCCCTTCGTGCAGGCTCTGAAAGACCGTGTGGCCTCCTTCCAGAG GACCTTTGTTGGGCTCGAGGTCACCTCAGGGCACGCCCAGTTCCTGGACCTGGTCTCTGAGGTGGACAGAGTCATGGAGGAATTCGACCTCCCCACCTTCTACCAG GACCCTTCATTCCACATCAGCCTGGCCTGGTGTGTGGGCGATGCGCGGCTCCAGCTGGAGGGGCAGTGCCTGCGGGAGCTACAG GCGATTGTGGATGAGTTTGAAGACTCCGAGATCCTGCTGCGCGTGCGCGCCGGGCAGGTCCGCTGCAAGTCTGGGAACAAGTTCTTCTCGATGCCTCTGAAGTGA
- the USB1 gene encoding U6 snRNA phosphodiesterase 1 isoform X4 → MSAAPLVGYSSSGSEDEAETEACARPGVGGRHRGQSPLPSQRLPVPDSVLHMFPGTEEGPEDDSAKHGGRVRTFPHERGNWATHVYVPYEAGEDFLELLDALLPHAQTYVPRLVRMEAFHVSLSQSVVLRHHWILPFVQALKDRVASFQRTFVGLEVTSGHAQFLDLVSEVDRVMEEFDLPTFYQAIVDEFEDSEILLRVRAGQVRCKSGNKFFSMPLK, encoded by the exons ATGAGTGCGGCGCCCCTGGTGGGCTACAGCAGCAGCGGCTCGGAGGATGAGGCCGAGACCGAGGCCTGCGCCCGGCCGGGGGTTGGAGGCCGCCATCG tGGACAGAGCCCCCTTCCCAGCCAGAGGTTGCCAGTACCCGACAGCGTGCTGCACATGTTCCCGGGCACGGAGGAGGGGCCTGAGGATGACAGTGCAAAACATGGGGGCCGGGTGCGCACCTTCCCCCACGAGCGGGGCAACTGGGCCACTCACGTCTACGTACCAT ATGAAGCCGGGGAGGACTTCCTGGAACTCCTTGACGCGTTGCTGCCCCACGCCCAGACGTACGTGCCCCGGCTGGTGAGGATGGAGGCATTCCACGTCAGCCTGTCCCAGAGCGTGGTTCTGCGCCATCACTGGATCCTCCCCTTCGTGCAGGCTCTGAAAGACCGTGTGGCCTCCTTCCAGAG GACCTTTGTTGGGCTCGAGGTCACCTCAGGGCACGCCCAGTTCCTGGACCTGGTCTCTGAGGTGGACAGAGTCATGGAGGAATTCGACCTCCCCACCTTCTACCAG GCGATTGTGGATGAGTTTGAAGACTCCGAGATCCTGCTGCGCGTGCGCGCCGGGCAGGTCCGCTGCAAGTCTGGGAACAAGTTCTTCTCGATGCCTCTGAAGTGA